One region of Clavibacter michiganensis subsp. tessellarius genomic DNA includes:
- a CDS encoding DUF2207 family protein — protein sequence MRDRVGFGRRDGAAHRVTTAGRIGEAGRGGTADRAARIRLALIAALLTALAIPLGLAAPAHADVDDFSFRSFDAVYRLSADADGRSVLRTTETLVAEFPDRDQNRGIRRELVRDYDGHPTALRVLSVTDGSGAPRAFDTESEDGATVLTIADDGFVRGEQTYVVDYEQRDVTRSFADTDADEFYWDVNGLGWAQPFGRVTATVEIAPELLGRLTGGADAAAGPAGADGPAYITRTDTGFTATATDLGPRENLSLSIGFERGTFTARDSSFLAAPWPSLSLAGALLAVAAAVGAVVLRRRRLSDAPGRGTIVAEYDPPEGVGLLVSAVVSGSAARATTALLLDLAVRGAVRILERDGTGKPSFALELVDPSRVTDPDERGFVAAVFGDGAGAGTVTDLKRTDAHAATRIQKVMASVRKRTLADGLRKPLPVTAIVLLLVAASIGMAAAIAFAVLSLVDAYGGPIVIAFLVAAALALGVTIVAVVKHPLTERGVALRDHLRGLEEFIRLAEADRIRMLQSPEGALRADLPRDDRDMLRLTEELLPYAALFGQEREWGDELGRRYEHQRREPVWYSGSTPFAPAVFASSLGSVSSSMGGAYSGSSTSGGSTGGTTSGGGGGGGGGGGV from the coding sequence ATGCGTGACCGCGTCGGGTTCGGCCGCCGAGACGGTGCCGCGCATCGGGTCACGACGGCCGGCAGGATCGGCGAGGCGGGCCGCGGCGGGACCGCCGACCGCGCCGCCCGCATCCGCCTCGCGCTCATCGCCGCCCTGCTGACCGCGCTCGCGATCCCGCTCGGGCTCGCCGCGCCCGCGCACGCCGACGTGGACGACTTCTCCTTCCGGTCCTTCGACGCCGTCTACCGGCTGTCGGCCGATGCCGACGGCCGCTCCGTGCTCCGCACCACCGAGACGCTCGTGGCCGAGTTCCCCGACCGGGACCAGAACCGCGGGATCCGCCGCGAGCTCGTGCGGGACTACGACGGCCACCCCACCGCCCTCCGCGTGCTCTCCGTGACGGACGGATCCGGCGCCCCGCGCGCCTTCGACACCGAGTCGGAGGACGGCGCGACCGTGCTCACCATCGCCGACGACGGGTTCGTGCGGGGCGAGCAGACCTACGTCGTCGACTACGAGCAGCGCGACGTCACGCGCTCCTTCGCCGACACGGACGCCGACGAGTTCTACTGGGACGTCAACGGCCTGGGCTGGGCGCAGCCGTTCGGGCGGGTGACGGCGACCGTCGAGATCGCGCCGGAGCTCCTCGGCCGACTCACCGGCGGGGCGGACGCGGCGGCCGGGCCCGCGGGCGCCGACGGCCCGGCGTACATCACCCGCACCGACACGGGCTTCACGGCGACCGCGACGGACCTCGGCCCGCGCGAGAACCTCAGCCTGTCCATCGGCTTCGAGCGCGGCACCTTCACCGCGCGCGACTCCTCCTTCCTCGCGGCGCCGTGGCCGTCGCTGTCGCTCGCGGGCGCGCTGCTCGCCGTGGCCGCCGCCGTCGGCGCGGTCGTGCTGCGGCGCCGCCGCCTGTCGGACGCGCCCGGCCGCGGCACGATCGTCGCCGAGTACGACCCGCCGGAGGGCGTCGGCCTCCTCGTCTCCGCGGTGGTCTCGGGCTCCGCCGCGCGCGCGACGACCGCGCTCCTGCTCGACCTCGCGGTGCGCGGCGCCGTGCGGATCCTGGAGCGCGACGGCACGGGGAAGCCGTCGTTCGCGCTCGAGCTGGTGGATCCGTCGCGCGTCACGGACCCGGACGAGCGCGGCTTCGTCGCCGCGGTCTTCGGTGACGGCGCGGGGGCCGGCACCGTCACGGACCTGAAGCGCACGGATGCGCACGCGGCCACGCGGATCCAGAAGGTGATGGCGTCCGTGCGGAAGCGCACACTGGCCGACGGGCTGCGGAAGCCGCTGCCCGTGACCGCGATCGTGCTGCTGCTCGTCGCCGCGTCGATCGGCATGGCGGCGGCCATCGCGTTCGCCGTGCTGTCGCTCGTGGACGCGTACGGCGGGCCGATCGTGATCGCGTTCCTCGTGGCGGCCGCGCTCGCGCTCGGCGTGACGATCGTCGCGGTCGTGAAGCACCCGCTGACCGAGCGCGGCGTGGCGCTGCGCGACCACCTGCGCGGGTTGGAGGAGTTCATCCGGCTGGCCGAGGCCGACCGGATCCGGATGCTGCAGTCGCCCGAGGGCGCCCTGCGCGCCGACCTCCCGCGCGACGACCGCGACATGCTGCGCCTCACCGAGGAGCTGCTGCCGTACGCCGCCCTGTTCGGCCAGGAGCGGGAGTGGGGCGACGAGCTCGGGCGGCGCTACGAGCACCAGCGGCGCGAGCCGGTCTGGTACTCCGGCAGCACGCCGTTCGCGCCGGCCGTGTTCGCGTCGAGCCTCGGGTCGGTGTCCTCCAGCATGGGCGGCGCGTACTCGGGGTCGAGCACGAGCGGCGGATCCACGGGAGGGACGACCTCCGGCGGCGGCGGTGGAGGAGGCGGGGGCGGCGGGGTCTGA